Proteins encoded by one window of Collimonas fungivorans:
- the wecB gene encoding non-hydrolyzing UDP-N-acetylglucosamine 2-epimerase — protein MKVLSIFGTRPEAVKMAPVVKALSRETGMQSLVCVTGQHRQMLQQVLDLFAIKVDYSLDVMLPDQTLNGLSARLIGLLDPVLEACKPDRILVHGDTTTAMMAALTAFHRRIPVAHVEAGLRTGDLSQPWPEEMNRRYVDIVCDLLLAPTAQAKNNLTAEHLAGRVVITGNTVIDALRLTTERIAFDEQLRNQLDAHFPYLVAGRKLLLVTGHRRENFGSGFAEICDALAELSRRSDLQIVYPVHLNPNVQGPVLAALSHLPNIHLIEPLDYLLFVRLMQRSHVILTDSGGVQEEAPSLGKPVLVMRNVTERPEAVSAGTVQLVGTDPARIVAAVTRLCDDDIFWQQATQRVNPYGDGRAAERIASVLCGRPIAEFGMEQRRPARKAQLAATALQPV, from the coding sequence GTGAAAGTTCTCTCTATCTTTGGTACGCGACCGGAGGCGGTGAAAATGGCCCCTGTGGTCAAAGCGCTGTCCAGAGAAACAGGAATGCAATCGCTGGTCTGCGTCACCGGCCAGCATCGTCAAATGCTGCAGCAGGTGCTTGACCTGTTCGCCATCAAGGTCGATTACAGCCTCGATGTGATGCTGCCGGACCAGACCCTGAACGGATTGAGCGCGCGCCTGATCGGCCTGCTCGACCCGGTGCTGGAGGCATGCAAGCCCGACCGCATCCTGGTGCATGGCGACACCACCACCGCCATGATGGCGGCGCTGACAGCATTCCATCGCCGCATACCGGTGGCGCATGTCGAAGCAGGCCTGCGCACCGGCGACCTGAGCCAGCCCTGGCCGGAAGAAATGAACCGGCGCTACGTCGATATCGTATGCGACCTGCTGCTTGCCCCCACCGCACAAGCCAAGAACAACCTCACAGCCGAACATCTTGCCGGCCGCGTCGTCATTACCGGCAATACGGTGATCGATGCGCTGCGCCTGACGACCGAACGGATCGCCTTCGATGAACAACTGCGCAATCAGCTCGATGCCCATTTCCCCTACCTGGTTGCGGGCCGCAAGCTGCTGCTGGTGACCGGCCACCGGCGCGAGAATTTTGGTTCGGGCTTCGCCGAAATCTGCGATGCGCTGGCAGAATTGTCACGCCGTTCCGACCTGCAGATAGTCTATCCGGTTCACCTGAATCCGAACGTGCAAGGGCCGGTGCTGGCGGCCTTGTCGCATCTGCCGAACATCCATCTGATCGAACCGCTCGACTACCTGCTGTTTGTGCGCCTGATGCAGCGCTCGCATGTGATCCTGACCGACTCCGGCGGCGTGCAGGAAGAAGCGCCGTCGCTGGGCAAACCGGTGCTGGTGATGCGCAACGTCACGGAACGGCCGGAAGCAGTGAGCGCGGGCACGGTGCAACTGGTTGGCACCGATCCGGCGCGGATTGTGGCTGCGGTAACACGGCTTTGCGACGACGATATCTTCTGGCAGCAGGCAACCCAGCGTGTCAATCCCTATGGCGACGGCCGCGCGGCGGAGCGGATTGCCAGCGTGCTGTGCGGCAGGCCCATCGCCGAATTCGGCATGGAACAACGTCGCCCGGCCAGGAAAGCGCAGCTCGCGGCAACAGCGCTGCAGCCAGTCTAG